One part of the Phoenix dactylifera cultivar Barhee BC4 chromosome 4, palm_55x_up_171113_PBpolish2nd_filt_p, whole genome shotgun sequence genome encodes these proteins:
- the LOC103696920 gene encoding cytochrome P450 72A15-like isoform X1: MSSVAEKLWTVGWGVMGVIVLAWAAKVVEWVWWRPRRLERALRARGLRGTRYRFLHGDITDSARLSKDARSKPIPLSHQIIPRVLPHLHQALKQYGKMSFTWAGPEPKVSIVDPDMIREVLSNKSGHLDKPKQSPLHELLFRGLAYYSGEKWARHRRIINPAFHLEKLKLMLPAFCTCCDELIEKWDGLVDSDGSCELDVWHEFIRFTGDVISRTAFSSNFREGQRIFELQAKQAKLFVQAAQHLYIPGYRLLPTKQNKQMKEIDREVRVLLRSIIEKRLKAIDMGESTNNDLLGLLLESNIRYFQEGGSKVPGMTTEDVIEECKLFYFGGHETSAVLLTWTMVVLSMNSTWQARAREEVLQVFGQHKPDFDGLSRLKIVNMILHEVLRLYPPGTVIIRKTYQEVELGGIVFPPGVQLLLPVLLVHHDPELWGEDAAEFNPERFAEGVSKASRNQGAFFPFGWGPRICIGQSFAMIEAKMALARILQHFSFELSPSYAHAPHVVITLHPQHGAQIILRRL, translated from the exons ATGAGTTCAGTGGCTGAGAAGTTATGGACGGTGGGCTGGGGAGTGATGGGTGTTATAGTTCTGGCATGGGCTGCAAAGGTGGTGGAGTGGGTGTGGTGGAGGCCGCGGCGGCTGGAGCGCGCGCTCCGGGCCCGGGGGCTGAGGGGCACCCGCTACCGCTTCCTCCACGGGGACATCACGGACAGCGCCCGTCTCAGCAAGGACGCCCGCTCCAAACCCATCCCCCTCTCTCACCAAATCATCCCTCGCGTCCTTCCCCACCTCCACCAGGCCTTGAAACAATACG GTAAGATGTCATTCACATGGGCTGGACCTGAACCGAAAGTGAGCATTGTGGATCCAGATATGATAAGGGAAGTTCTGTCAAACAAATCTGGCCACCTTGACAAGCCAAAGCAGAGCCCGCTGCATGAACTACTGTTTAGAGGCCTCGCATACTATTCAGGTGAAAAATGGGCCAGGCACAGGAGGATTATCAACCCTGCTTTTCATCTAGAGAAACTGAAG CTCATGCTTCCGGCATTCTGTACTTGTTGTGATGAATTGATCGAGAAATGGGATGGTCTTGTGGATTCTGATGGATCATGTGAATTGGATGTTTGGCATGAATTTATAAGATTCACTGGAGATGTCATATCCCGCACAGCATTTAGTAGCAACTTCAGAGAAGGGCAACGCATATTCGAACTCCAAGCTAAGCAAGCTAAACTTTTCGTACAAGCAGCTCAACATCTCTACATCCCTGGCTATAG GTTGCTACCAAcaaagcaaaacaaacaaatGAAGGAGATCGATCGGGAGGTTCGAGTGCTTCTGAGGAGCATAATCGAGAAGAGATTGAAGGCCATTGACATGGGAGAATCTACCAATAATGACCTGCTGGGCTTACTACTGGAATCAAACATAAGGTATTTTCAAGAAGGAGGCTCCAAGGTCCCTGGGATGACTACTGAAGATGTGATCGAGGAATGCAAGTTGTTCTACTTTGGTGGGCATGAGACATCAGCTGTTCTGCTCACATGGACGATGGTTGTTCTAAGCATGAATTCTACCTGGCAGGCACGTGCGAGAGAAGAGGTTCTGCAAGTCTTCGGCCAACATAAGCCTGACTTCGATGGGCTAAGCCGATTAAAGATT GTGAATATGATACTACATGAGGTTCTTAGATTATATCCACCAGGGACTGTGATCATAAGAAAAACTTACCAGGAAGTGGAGCTGGGGGGGATCGTCTTCCCACCGGGAGTGCAACTTTTGCTGCCCGTACTCCTTGTACACCATGATCCTGAACTCTGGGGCGAAGATGCTGCTGAATTCAACCCAGAGAGGTTTGCAGAAGGTGTCTCGAAGGCATCGAGGAATCAAGGTGCCTTCTTTCCATTTGGTTGGGGTCCTCGGATCTGCATCGGCCAAAGCTTTGCCATGATCGAAGCGAAGATGGCGCTGGCCAGAATTCTTCAGCATTTCTCGTTTGAGCTTTCACCGTCCTATGCCCATGCTCCTCACGTTGTTATAACTTTGCATCCCCAGCATGGAGCGCAAATAATTTTACGCAGGCTCTAG
- the LOC103696920 gene encoding cytochrome P450 72A15-like isoform X2, translating to MSFTWAGPEPKVSIVDPDMIREVLSNKSGHLDKPKQSPLHELLFRGLAYYSGEKWARHRRIINPAFHLEKLKLMLPAFCTCCDELIEKWDGLVDSDGSCELDVWHEFIRFTGDVISRTAFSSNFREGQRIFELQAKQAKLFVQAAQHLYIPGYRLLPTKQNKQMKEIDREVRVLLRSIIEKRLKAIDMGESTNNDLLGLLLESNIRYFQEGGSKVPGMTTEDVIEECKLFYFGGHETSAVLLTWTMVVLSMNSTWQARAREEVLQVFGQHKPDFDGLSRLKIVNMILHEVLRLYPPGTVIIRKTYQEVELGGIVFPPGVQLLLPVLLVHHDPELWGEDAAEFNPERFAEGVSKASRNQGAFFPFGWGPRICIGQSFAMIEAKMALARILQHFSFELSPSYAHAPHVVITLHPQHGAQIILRRL from the exons ATGTCATTCACATGGGCTGGACCTGAACCGAAAGTGAGCATTGTGGATCCAGATATGATAAGGGAAGTTCTGTCAAACAAATCTGGCCACCTTGACAAGCCAAAGCAGAGCCCGCTGCATGAACTACTGTTTAGAGGCCTCGCATACTATTCAGGTGAAAAATGGGCCAGGCACAGGAGGATTATCAACCCTGCTTTTCATCTAGAGAAACTGAAG CTCATGCTTCCGGCATTCTGTACTTGTTGTGATGAATTGATCGAGAAATGGGATGGTCTTGTGGATTCTGATGGATCATGTGAATTGGATGTTTGGCATGAATTTATAAGATTCACTGGAGATGTCATATCCCGCACAGCATTTAGTAGCAACTTCAGAGAAGGGCAACGCATATTCGAACTCCAAGCTAAGCAAGCTAAACTTTTCGTACAAGCAGCTCAACATCTCTACATCCCTGGCTATAG GTTGCTACCAAcaaagcaaaacaaacaaatGAAGGAGATCGATCGGGAGGTTCGAGTGCTTCTGAGGAGCATAATCGAGAAGAGATTGAAGGCCATTGACATGGGAGAATCTACCAATAATGACCTGCTGGGCTTACTACTGGAATCAAACATAAGGTATTTTCAAGAAGGAGGCTCCAAGGTCCCTGGGATGACTACTGAAGATGTGATCGAGGAATGCAAGTTGTTCTACTTTGGTGGGCATGAGACATCAGCTGTTCTGCTCACATGGACGATGGTTGTTCTAAGCATGAATTCTACCTGGCAGGCACGTGCGAGAGAAGAGGTTCTGCAAGTCTTCGGCCAACATAAGCCTGACTTCGATGGGCTAAGCCGATTAAAGATT GTGAATATGATACTACATGAGGTTCTTAGATTATATCCACCAGGGACTGTGATCATAAGAAAAACTTACCAGGAAGTGGAGCTGGGGGGGATCGTCTTCCCACCGGGAGTGCAACTTTTGCTGCCCGTACTCCTTGTACACCATGATCCTGAACTCTGGGGCGAAGATGCTGCTGAATTCAACCCAGAGAGGTTTGCAGAAGGTGTCTCGAAGGCATCGAGGAATCAAGGTGCCTTCTTTCCATTTGGTTGGGGTCCTCGGATCTGCATCGGCCAAAGCTTTGCCATGATCGAAGCGAAGATGGCGCTGGCCAGAATTCTTCAGCATTTCTCGTTTGAGCTTTCACCGTCCTATGCCCATGCTCCTCACGTTGTTATAACTTTGCATCCCCAGCATGGAGCGCAAATAATTTTACGCAGGCTCTAG